The segment AAGCCTTTGCAAAATTTAAAGAACTGGCCGACAAAAAGAAAGAAGTATACGACGAGGATCTTGAAACAATTATTGAAAACCAGATTTCCGAAGCAAAAGAATTTTACTCCCTGGAATATCTCAATATTGTCAGCGGAAACACATCTATTCCAACTTCTACAGTTCAGATTGTGGACGAAAAAGGAAATATCACCACCGATGCTTCAACTGGTGACGGTCCTGTTGATGCCTCATTTAAGGCAATAGAAAGAATTACAGGTATCCCCGGCAGATTGAAAAAGTACCGTATTAATGCTGTAACAGCAGGTAAAGATGCTCAGGGTGAAGTTGTAGTAAGTGTGGATTTTGAAAAATCCGGAAACGAAATAACCGGAAGAGGATATTCCACAGACGTTGTTGAAGCCAGTGCCAAAGCTTACCTTAATGCTCTCAACCGATATCTTCTCAGAAAAAACAGTAAGATTAAAAAGACTTCCGAAGGCATCTAAATAAATGCCCCGTTTTCGGGGCATTTTTACTTAATTTATTTCTTTAAAATCTCTTTTGCAGCTTCATCATTGATTTCTGTCATAAAAGGGATTTTCGTTACTTCGGCAGTTTCCGTGTTTCCGGACATAATATCATCCCTGGAAATCTCGGAAAGAGCAAACTTTCGGGCTCCTGACATAAACTGCTGTATGCCTCCCTTCAACTTATCACACAATGTCCACACTCCTATCGCTCCGAAAGGAATATTACGCATCTCATCTTTACCAACTTTTTCCTCGACTTCATAGTAATTTGCAAATATTTCTTCAGGATATGCGCCGAATTGGGTTATTGAAGAGGGAAGTTTGTCCCAATGACCAAAGACCCTGTTTTTTCTTGTTTTATGAATAGCCCCTTCAATATTTGATCCCAAAAAAGCTGGAATCATCATGGAGCGCCCCATGCATGCAAGTTTTGCAAAAGGAGCTCCAAGAGCCAGAGATTTAAAAATCTGATCTTCGTTTGCAAAACCACCGCCGAAAGACAAATCCACAACCCTGCCTGTTTTCTCCTTCACAATTTTTGCATACTCATAAGCCTTTGAGTGTAGATGTATGGAAGGAACACCCCAGCTTTCCATCATATTCCAAGGGCTCATACCTGTCCCACCGCCGGAACCGTCAATTGTAAGCAAATCCAAACCTGCTTCAGAAGCAAGTTTAACAGCCATCGCCAACTCTCTCATCCCGTATGCACCCGTCTTCAGTGTTATACGTTCAAAACCCAGTTTTCTCAACCTGGCTACTTCCTCCACAAAAAAATCATGAACAGCATCAGGCGAATCCAGGTCAGTAAAACCGAGTCTGCTGTGCCTTGCAAAGCTGGTGATAGCATGCTTATAAAAGGCTTCCTGGTTTTCTTTCTTAGTTGGATCAGGATCAACTATATAACCCCTGTTTTTAAGAAAAATGGCATAATCCAGATCATTCACCTGGATTTCGCCCCCTATGCATTTGGCTCCCTGTCCCCATTTTAATTCAAGTATTACTTTGTCTCCGAATTTTTCTATCAGATATTCGGCAACGCCGTTACGGGTATCTTCTACATTCATCTGAACAATTACGGCTCCATAACCGTCATAATATCTGAGAAAAGAGTTTATCCTTCTATCTAATTCCGGTGCTTTTACAATTTTGCCGTTTTTAATCTCTGATTCCTGATCAACACCAACGACATTTTCACCTATAACTATCGGAAACCCAACCAAAGCAGCTCCTATAGCCATTGAATCCCAGTATTTTTCTGCAATAAATGTGGACCCCAGAGCCCCGGTAATAAAAGGAACTTTTAC is part of the Flexistipes sp. genome and harbors:
- a CDS encoding glutamate synthase-related protein, which translates into the protein MNYLKSNDALGTVNRGNPAESGLCTLCLADCKGKCETWLSSIRGRKMLYPRDFGESTSGSLNTNHVGVSYSNLRIQGYLYGSEGIPAGLTNDPDDCIFPNASTETEFGAEVKTKVKVPFITGALGSTFIAEKYWDSMAIGAALVGFPIVIGENVVGVDQESEIKNGKIVKAPELDRRINSFLRYYDGYGAVIVQMNVEDTRNGVAEYLIEKFGDKVILELKWGQGAKCIGGEIQVNDLDYAIFLKNRGYIVDPDPTKKENQEAFYKHAITSFARHSRLGFTDLDSPDAVHDFFVEEVARLRKLGFERITLKTGAYGMRELAMAVKLASEAGLDLLTIDGSGGGTGMSPWNMMESWGVPSIHLHSKAYEYAKIVKEKTGRVVDLSFGGGFANEDQIFKSLALGAPFAKLACMGRSMMIPAFLGSNIEGAIHKTRKNRVFGHWDKLPSSITQFGAYPEEIFANYYEVEEKVGKDEMRNIPFGAIGVWTLCDKLKGGIQQFMSGARKFALSEISRDDIMSGNTETAEVTKIPFMTEINDEAAKEILKK